Proteins encoded together in one Columba livia isolate bColLiv1 breed racing homer chromosome 3, bColLiv1.pat.W.v2, whole genome shotgun sequence window:
- the PREPL gene encoding prolyl endopeptidase-like isoform X3 codes for MKVRTSCAGLRNLLQRLSVSDKYCSKHNRLQTICLYSKINPPKCHILDCSWSTCAHRTVSPGSILPWRFFTCKQEGTKIPSKRKQNTSITTSELLYKNLLKSERENWNDTSARYKAVTKRIKEKIEELHNKYTFNLGSPRIRFGENVYFEENGCIFLSKADDDEGNVDILFSTEDLGLSDAFIRQIRISPDQRYMAISLKSENSEEITCVIMKLGQFPVVEKVIPNVFSFEWATNDVLYYTSQKNLKCQDVLMTTFTNQKHTKLVYTEQDARFFVDIHRTKDRRFLTINSNSKTTSEVWLVDCRNPFKLPALVQARTKGVIYHVEHRNDELYILTTYGEPAEYKLMKAPIASSGIENWQLVYALEDKTKLVDLEMFSDHCIMFLKNAGQLYLNVISFVSHSVQSIKLPTWACEFELESHPEHTTSTCYFQLTSPVHPPKRFAYSFKQNNLIEQAVQEVPIITNCHTTRLLAKSKDETLVPITVFHNMNSKELHRKPLLVHVYGAYGIDLNMSFKEEKLMLIEEGWILAYCHVRGGGELGLRWHRDGCQHNKLNGLHDLRACIRLLHQQGLSQPKYTALAAASAGGVLAGALCNTDPELIRAVVLQAPFVDVLNTMRKTHLPLTIEEQEEWGNPLADEKCMKFIKSYCPYQNIKPQPYPSVFITAYENDQRIPLTGVLRYVQKLRKAALDYASRTSQKGNRIPNIILDIQASGSHCDLSWEDSLNEVARHLAFLNKELEEVCHLQHHGKSCK; via the exons ATGAAGGTTAGGACGTCATGTGCTGGACTGCGAAATCTTCTCCAAAGGCTGAGCGTCAGTGACAAATACTGCTCGAAGCATAACCGTCTTCAAACAATATGTCTTTATAGTAAAATAAACCCCCCAAAATGCCACATCCTGGACTGTTCATGGAGTACATGCGCACACAGGACTGTGTCACCTGGAAGCATCCTGCCGTGGAGATTCTTTACCTGCAAG CAGGAAGGAACAAAAATCCCATccaaaaggaagcaaaacacATCCATAACAACATCAGAGCTGCTGTACAAGAATCTTCTGAAATCAGAGCGGGAAAACTGGAATGACACTTCAGCAAGATACAAAGCTGTGACAAAAAGaatcaaggaaaaaatagaagaactGCACAACAAATATACATTCAATTTGGGAAGCCCAAGG ATCAGGTTTGGAGAGAATGTGTACTTTGAAGAGAATGGCTGcatatttctttcaaaagcagatGATG ATGAAGGAAATGTTGACATTTTATTCAGTACTGAAGATCTGGGCTTGTCTGATGCCTTTATTCGACAGATCAGAATTTCACCAGATCAGAGATACATGGCAATCAgcttaaaaagtgaaaattctGAAGAGATAACCTGCGTTATTATGAAATTGGGTCAATTTCCTGTCGTGGAAAAAGTAATTCCTAATGTATTTAGTTTTG aATGGGCTACAAATGATGTTCTGTATTACACAAGTCAGAAGAACCTTAAATGTCAGGATGTGTTAATGACCACTTTCACTAATCAGAAACATACCAAGTTAGTTTATACAGAACAAGATGCAAG ATTCTTTGTGGACATACATCGCACAAAAGATAGGCGTTTTCTCACTAtcaacagcaacagcaagacAACATCAGAAGTTTGGCTGGTTGACTGTAGAAATCCTTTTAAGTTACCTGCTCTTGTACAAGCACGAACAAAAGGGGTCATTTACCACGTTGAGCACAGAAATGATGAGTTATATATTCTTACTACATATGGAGAACCTGCAGAATATAAG tTGATGAAGGCACCAATAGCTTCCAGTGGCATAGAGAACTGGCAGTTAGTTTATGCACTGGAAGACAAAACCAAGCTGGTAGACTTGGAGATGTTCAGTGACCACTGTATTATGTTCCTGAAGAATGCTGGTCAGCTTTACTtaaatgtgatttcttttgtCTCACATTCAGTCCAGTCAATAAAG CTACCTACATGGGCCTGTGAATTTGAATTGGAATCTCATCCTGAACATACGACCAGCACTTGCTATTTTCAGCTCACCTCTCCAGTACACCCCCCTAAGCGTTTTGCATattcatttaaacaaaataatctcATTGAACAAGCTGTGCAAGAGGTACCAATTATTACGAATTGTCACACTACACGTTTACTAGCTAAAAGCAAg GATGAAACTTTAGTGCCAATTACAGTTTTTCATAATATGAATTCTAAAGAGCTACACAGGAAACCACTTCTAGTTCACGTATATGGAGCTTATGGCATAGATTTGAATATGAGCTTTAAAGAAGAGAAGCTGATGTTAATTGAAGAGGGCTGGATATTAGCATATTGCCATGTTCG GGGTGGAGGAGAGCTTGGCCTTCGGTGGCACAGAGATGGATGTCAGCATAATAAACTCAACGGTCTCCATGACCTGAGGGCTTGCATCAGGCTGCTGCACCAACAAGGACTTTCTCAGCCAAAATACACAGCACTAGCAGCTGCCAGTGCTGGAGGAGTTCTTGCAGGAGCCCTGTGCAACACTGATCCAGAACTTATCAGAGCCGTGGTTTTACAG GCTCCTTTTGTGGATGTTCTAAATACAATGAGGAAAACTCATCTCCCACTGACAATTGAAGAACAGGAAGAATGGGGAAATCCATTAGCAGATGAAAAATGTATGAAGTTTATCAAAAGCTATTGTCCATACCAGAATATTAAGCCACAG CCTTATCCTTCAGTTTTTATCACGGCATATGAAAATGATCAGCGGATACCGCTAACAGGAGTTTTGCGATATGTTCAGAAACTGAGGAAGGCTGCACTAGATTATGCCAGCAGAACAAGTCAGAAAG gaaatcgGATCCCTAATATCATCTTAGACATCCAGGCAAGCGGCAGTCACTGTGATTTGTCTTGGGAGGATTCACTGAATGAG GTTGCAAGACACCTTGCTTTTCTGAACAAAGAACTTGAGGAAGTATGCCATCTCCAACATCATGGGAAATCCTGCAAGTAG
- the PREPL gene encoding prolyl endopeptidase-like isoform X1: MKVRTSCAGLRNLLQRLSVSDKYCSKHNRLQTICLYSKINPPKCHILDCSWSTCAHRTVSPGSILPWRFFTCKQEGTKIPSKRKQNTSITTSELLYKNLLKSERENWNDTSARYKAVTKRIKEKIEELHNKYTFNLGSPRIRFGENVYFEENGCIFLSKADDADEGNVDILFSTEDLGLSDAFIRQIRISPDQRYMAISLKSENSEEITCVIMKLGQFPVVEKVIPNVFSFEWATNDVLYYTSQKNLKCQDVLMTTFTNQKHTKLVYTEQDARFFVDIHRTKDRRFLTINSNSKTTSEVWLVDCRNPFKLPALVQARTKGVIYHVEHRNDELYILTTYGEPAEYKLMKAPIASSGIENWQLVYALEDKTKLVDLEMFSDHCIMFLKNAGQLYLNVISFVSHSVQSIKLPTWACEFELESHPEHTTSTCYFQLTSPVHPPKRFAYSFKQNNLIEQAVQEVPIITNCHTTRLLAKSKDETLVPITVFHNMNSKELHRKPLLVHVYGAYGIDLNMSFKEEKLMLIEEGWILAYCHVRGGGELGLRWHRDGCQHNKLNGLHDLRACIRLLHQQGLSQPKYTALAAASAGGVLAGALCNTDPELIRAVVLQAPFVDVLNTMRKTHLPLTIEEQEEWGNPLADEKCMKFIKSYCPYQNIKPQPYPSVFITAYENDQRIPLTGVLRYVQKLRKAALDYASRTSQKGNRIPNIILDIQASGSHCDLSWEDSLNEVARHLAFLNKELEEVCHLQHHGKSCK; encoded by the exons ATGAAGGTTAGGACGTCATGTGCTGGACTGCGAAATCTTCTCCAAAGGCTGAGCGTCAGTGACAAATACTGCTCGAAGCATAACCGTCTTCAAACAATATGTCTTTATAGTAAAATAAACCCCCCAAAATGCCACATCCTGGACTGTTCATGGAGTACATGCGCACACAGGACTGTGTCACCTGGAAGCATCCTGCCGTGGAGATTCTTTACCTGCAAG CAGGAAGGAACAAAAATCCCATccaaaaggaagcaaaacacATCCATAACAACATCAGAGCTGCTGTACAAGAATCTTCTGAAATCAGAGCGGGAAAACTGGAATGACACTTCAGCAAGATACAAAGCTGTGACAAAAAGaatcaaggaaaaaatagaagaactGCACAACAAATATACATTCAATTTGGGAAGCCCAAGG ATCAGGTTTGGAGAGAATGTGTACTTTGAAGAGAATGGCTGcatatttctttcaaaagcagatGATG cAGATGAAGGAAATGTTGACATTTTATTCAGTACTGAAGATCTGGGCTTGTCTGATGCCTTTATTCGACAGATCAGAATTTCACCAGATCAGAGATACATGGCAATCAgcttaaaaagtgaaaattctGAAGAGATAACCTGCGTTATTATGAAATTGGGTCAATTTCCTGTCGTGGAAAAAGTAATTCCTAATGTATTTAGTTTTG aATGGGCTACAAATGATGTTCTGTATTACACAAGTCAGAAGAACCTTAAATGTCAGGATGTGTTAATGACCACTTTCACTAATCAGAAACATACCAAGTTAGTTTATACAGAACAAGATGCAAG ATTCTTTGTGGACATACATCGCACAAAAGATAGGCGTTTTCTCACTAtcaacagcaacagcaagacAACATCAGAAGTTTGGCTGGTTGACTGTAGAAATCCTTTTAAGTTACCTGCTCTTGTACAAGCACGAACAAAAGGGGTCATTTACCACGTTGAGCACAGAAATGATGAGTTATATATTCTTACTACATATGGAGAACCTGCAGAATATAAG tTGATGAAGGCACCAATAGCTTCCAGTGGCATAGAGAACTGGCAGTTAGTTTATGCACTGGAAGACAAAACCAAGCTGGTAGACTTGGAGATGTTCAGTGACCACTGTATTATGTTCCTGAAGAATGCTGGTCAGCTTTACTtaaatgtgatttcttttgtCTCACATTCAGTCCAGTCAATAAAG CTACCTACATGGGCCTGTGAATTTGAATTGGAATCTCATCCTGAACATACGACCAGCACTTGCTATTTTCAGCTCACCTCTCCAGTACACCCCCCTAAGCGTTTTGCATattcatttaaacaaaataatctcATTGAACAAGCTGTGCAAGAGGTACCAATTATTACGAATTGTCACACTACACGTTTACTAGCTAAAAGCAAg GATGAAACTTTAGTGCCAATTACAGTTTTTCATAATATGAATTCTAAAGAGCTACACAGGAAACCACTTCTAGTTCACGTATATGGAGCTTATGGCATAGATTTGAATATGAGCTTTAAAGAAGAGAAGCTGATGTTAATTGAAGAGGGCTGGATATTAGCATATTGCCATGTTCG GGGTGGAGGAGAGCTTGGCCTTCGGTGGCACAGAGATGGATGTCAGCATAATAAACTCAACGGTCTCCATGACCTGAGGGCTTGCATCAGGCTGCTGCACCAACAAGGACTTTCTCAGCCAAAATACACAGCACTAGCAGCTGCCAGTGCTGGAGGAGTTCTTGCAGGAGCCCTGTGCAACACTGATCCAGAACTTATCAGAGCCGTGGTTTTACAG GCTCCTTTTGTGGATGTTCTAAATACAATGAGGAAAACTCATCTCCCACTGACAATTGAAGAACAGGAAGAATGGGGAAATCCATTAGCAGATGAAAAATGTATGAAGTTTATCAAAAGCTATTGTCCATACCAGAATATTAAGCCACAG CCTTATCCTTCAGTTTTTATCACGGCATATGAAAATGATCAGCGGATACCGCTAACAGGAGTTTTGCGATATGTTCAGAAACTGAGGAAGGCTGCACTAGATTATGCCAGCAGAACAAGTCAGAAAG gaaatcgGATCCCTAATATCATCTTAGACATCCAGGCAAGCGGCAGTCACTGTGATTTGTCTTGGGAGGATTCACTGAATGAG GTTGCAAGACACCTTGCTTTTCTGAACAAAGAACTTGAGGAAGTATGCCATCTCCAACATCATGGGAAATCCTGCAAGTAG
- the PREPL gene encoding prolyl endopeptidase-like isoform X2 — protein MKVRTSCAGLRNLLQRLSVSDKYCSKHNRLQTICLYSKINPPKCHILDCSWSTCAHRTVSPGSILPWRFFTCKEGTKIPSKRKQNTSITTSELLYKNLLKSERENWNDTSARYKAVTKRIKEKIEELHNKYTFNLGSPRIRFGENVYFEENGCIFLSKADDADEGNVDILFSTEDLGLSDAFIRQIRISPDQRYMAISLKSENSEEITCVIMKLGQFPVVEKVIPNVFSFEWATNDVLYYTSQKNLKCQDVLMTTFTNQKHTKLVYTEQDARFFVDIHRTKDRRFLTINSNSKTTSEVWLVDCRNPFKLPALVQARTKGVIYHVEHRNDELYILTTYGEPAEYKLMKAPIASSGIENWQLVYALEDKTKLVDLEMFSDHCIMFLKNAGQLYLNVISFVSHSVQSIKLPTWACEFELESHPEHTTSTCYFQLTSPVHPPKRFAYSFKQNNLIEQAVQEVPIITNCHTTRLLAKSKDETLVPITVFHNMNSKELHRKPLLVHVYGAYGIDLNMSFKEEKLMLIEEGWILAYCHVRGGGELGLRWHRDGCQHNKLNGLHDLRACIRLLHQQGLSQPKYTALAAASAGGVLAGALCNTDPELIRAVVLQAPFVDVLNTMRKTHLPLTIEEQEEWGNPLADEKCMKFIKSYCPYQNIKPQPYPSVFITAYENDQRIPLTGVLRYVQKLRKAALDYASRTSQKGNRIPNIILDIQASGSHCDLSWEDSLNEVARHLAFLNKELEEVCHLQHHGKSCK, from the exons ATGAAGGTTAGGACGTCATGTGCTGGACTGCGAAATCTTCTCCAAAGGCTGAGCGTCAGTGACAAATACTGCTCGAAGCATAACCGTCTTCAAACAATATGTCTTTATAGTAAAATAAACCCCCCAAAATGCCACATCCTGGACTGTTCATGGAGTACATGCGCACACAGGACTGTGTCACCTGGAAGCATCCTGCCGTGGAGATTCTTTACCTGCAAG GAAGGAACAAAAATCCCATccaaaaggaagcaaaacacATCCATAACAACATCAGAGCTGCTGTACAAGAATCTTCTGAAATCAGAGCGGGAAAACTGGAATGACACTTCAGCAAGATACAAAGCTGTGACAAAAAGaatcaaggaaaaaatagaagaactGCACAACAAATATACATTCAATTTGGGAAGCCCAAGG ATCAGGTTTGGAGAGAATGTGTACTTTGAAGAGAATGGCTGcatatttctttcaaaagcagatGATG cAGATGAAGGAAATGTTGACATTTTATTCAGTACTGAAGATCTGGGCTTGTCTGATGCCTTTATTCGACAGATCAGAATTTCACCAGATCAGAGATACATGGCAATCAgcttaaaaagtgaaaattctGAAGAGATAACCTGCGTTATTATGAAATTGGGTCAATTTCCTGTCGTGGAAAAAGTAATTCCTAATGTATTTAGTTTTG aATGGGCTACAAATGATGTTCTGTATTACACAAGTCAGAAGAACCTTAAATGTCAGGATGTGTTAATGACCACTTTCACTAATCAGAAACATACCAAGTTAGTTTATACAGAACAAGATGCAAG ATTCTTTGTGGACATACATCGCACAAAAGATAGGCGTTTTCTCACTAtcaacagcaacagcaagacAACATCAGAAGTTTGGCTGGTTGACTGTAGAAATCCTTTTAAGTTACCTGCTCTTGTACAAGCACGAACAAAAGGGGTCATTTACCACGTTGAGCACAGAAATGATGAGTTATATATTCTTACTACATATGGAGAACCTGCAGAATATAAG tTGATGAAGGCACCAATAGCTTCCAGTGGCATAGAGAACTGGCAGTTAGTTTATGCACTGGAAGACAAAACCAAGCTGGTAGACTTGGAGATGTTCAGTGACCACTGTATTATGTTCCTGAAGAATGCTGGTCAGCTTTACTtaaatgtgatttcttttgtCTCACATTCAGTCCAGTCAATAAAG CTACCTACATGGGCCTGTGAATTTGAATTGGAATCTCATCCTGAACATACGACCAGCACTTGCTATTTTCAGCTCACCTCTCCAGTACACCCCCCTAAGCGTTTTGCATattcatttaaacaaaataatctcATTGAACAAGCTGTGCAAGAGGTACCAATTATTACGAATTGTCACACTACACGTTTACTAGCTAAAAGCAAg GATGAAACTTTAGTGCCAATTACAGTTTTTCATAATATGAATTCTAAAGAGCTACACAGGAAACCACTTCTAGTTCACGTATATGGAGCTTATGGCATAGATTTGAATATGAGCTTTAAAGAAGAGAAGCTGATGTTAATTGAAGAGGGCTGGATATTAGCATATTGCCATGTTCG GGGTGGAGGAGAGCTTGGCCTTCGGTGGCACAGAGATGGATGTCAGCATAATAAACTCAACGGTCTCCATGACCTGAGGGCTTGCATCAGGCTGCTGCACCAACAAGGACTTTCTCAGCCAAAATACACAGCACTAGCAGCTGCCAGTGCTGGAGGAGTTCTTGCAGGAGCCCTGTGCAACACTGATCCAGAACTTATCAGAGCCGTGGTTTTACAG GCTCCTTTTGTGGATGTTCTAAATACAATGAGGAAAACTCATCTCCCACTGACAATTGAAGAACAGGAAGAATGGGGAAATCCATTAGCAGATGAAAAATGTATGAAGTTTATCAAAAGCTATTGTCCATACCAGAATATTAAGCCACAG CCTTATCCTTCAGTTTTTATCACGGCATATGAAAATGATCAGCGGATACCGCTAACAGGAGTTTTGCGATATGTTCAGAAACTGAGGAAGGCTGCACTAGATTATGCCAGCAGAACAAGTCAGAAAG gaaatcgGATCCCTAATATCATCTTAGACATCCAGGCAAGCGGCAGTCACTGTGATTTGTCTTGGGAGGATTCACTGAATGAG GTTGCAAGACACCTTGCTTTTCTGAACAAAGAACTTGAGGAAGTATGCCATCTCCAACATCATGGGAAATCCTGCAAGTAG
- the PREPL gene encoding prolyl endopeptidase-like isoform X4, translating into MKVRTSCAGLRNLLQRLSVSDKYCSKHNRLQTICLYSKINPPKCHILDCSWSTCAHRTVSPGSILPWRFFTCKEGTKIPSKRKQNTSITTSELLYKNLLKSERENWNDTSARYKAVTKRIKEKIEELHNKYTFNLGSPRIRFGENVYFEENGCIFLSKADDDEGNVDILFSTEDLGLSDAFIRQIRISPDQRYMAISLKSENSEEITCVIMKLGQFPVVEKVIPNVFSFEWATNDVLYYTSQKNLKCQDVLMTTFTNQKHTKLVYTEQDARFFVDIHRTKDRRFLTINSNSKTTSEVWLVDCRNPFKLPALVQARTKGVIYHVEHRNDELYILTTYGEPAEYKLMKAPIASSGIENWQLVYALEDKTKLVDLEMFSDHCIMFLKNAGQLYLNVISFVSHSVQSIKLPTWACEFELESHPEHTTSTCYFQLTSPVHPPKRFAYSFKQNNLIEQAVQEVPIITNCHTTRLLAKSKDETLVPITVFHNMNSKELHRKPLLVHVYGAYGIDLNMSFKEEKLMLIEEGWILAYCHVRGGGELGLRWHRDGCQHNKLNGLHDLRACIRLLHQQGLSQPKYTALAAASAGGVLAGALCNTDPELIRAVVLQAPFVDVLNTMRKTHLPLTIEEQEEWGNPLADEKCMKFIKSYCPYQNIKPQPYPSVFITAYENDQRIPLTGVLRYVQKLRKAALDYASRTSQKGNRIPNIILDIQASGSHCDLSWEDSLNEVARHLAFLNKELEEVCHLQHHGKSCK; encoded by the exons ATGAAGGTTAGGACGTCATGTGCTGGACTGCGAAATCTTCTCCAAAGGCTGAGCGTCAGTGACAAATACTGCTCGAAGCATAACCGTCTTCAAACAATATGTCTTTATAGTAAAATAAACCCCCCAAAATGCCACATCCTGGACTGTTCATGGAGTACATGCGCACACAGGACTGTGTCACCTGGAAGCATCCTGCCGTGGAGATTCTTTACCTGCAAG GAAGGAACAAAAATCCCATccaaaaggaagcaaaacacATCCATAACAACATCAGAGCTGCTGTACAAGAATCTTCTGAAATCAGAGCGGGAAAACTGGAATGACACTTCAGCAAGATACAAAGCTGTGACAAAAAGaatcaaggaaaaaatagaagaactGCACAACAAATATACATTCAATTTGGGAAGCCCAAGG ATCAGGTTTGGAGAGAATGTGTACTTTGAAGAGAATGGCTGcatatttctttcaaaagcagatGATG ATGAAGGAAATGTTGACATTTTATTCAGTACTGAAGATCTGGGCTTGTCTGATGCCTTTATTCGACAGATCAGAATTTCACCAGATCAGAGATACATGGCAATCAgcttaaaaagtgaaaattctGAAGAGATAACCTGCGTTATTATGAAATTGGGTCAATTTCCTGTCGTGGAAAAAGTAATTCCTAATGTATTTAGTTTTG aATGGGCTACAAATGATGTTCTGTATTACACAAGTCAGAAGAACCTTAAATGTCAGGATGTGTTAATGACCACTTTCACTAATCAGAAACATACCAAGTTAGTTTATACAGAACAAGATGCAAG ATTCTTTGTGGACATACATCGCACAAAAGATAGGCGTTTTCTCACTAtcaacagcaacagcaagacAACATCAGAAGTTTGGCTGGTTGACTGTAGAAATCCTTTTAAGTTACCTGCTCTTGTACAAGCACGAACAAAAGGGGTCATTTACCACGTTGAGCACAGAAATGATGAGTTATATATTCTTACTACATATGGAGAACCTGCAGAATATAAG tTGATGAAGGCACCAATAGCTTCCAGTGGCATAGAGAACTGGCAGTTAGTTTATGCACTGGAAGACAAAACCAAGCTGGTAGACTTGGAGATGTTCAGTGACCACTGTATTATGTTCCTGAAGAATGCTGGTCAGCTTTACTtaaatgtgatttcttttgtCTCACATTCAGTCCAGTCAATAAAG CTACCTACATGGGCCTGTGAATTTGAATTGGAATCTCATCCTGAACATACGACCAGCACTTGCTATTTTCAGCTCACCTCTCCAGTACACCCCCCTAAGCGTTTTGCATattcatttaaacaaaataatctcATTGAACAAGCTGTGCAAGAGGTACCAATTATTACGAATTGTCACACTACACGTTTACTAGCTAAAAGCAAg GATGAAACTTTAGTGCCAATTACAGTTTTTCATAATATGAATTCTAAAGAGCTACACAGGAAACCACTTCTAGTTCACGTATATGGAGCTTATGGCATAGATTTGAATATGAGCTTTAAAGAAGAGAAGCTGATGTTAATTGAAGAGGGCTGGATATTAGCATATTGCCATGTTCG GGGTGGAGGAGAGCTTGGCCTTCGGTGGCACAGAGATGGATGTCAGCATAATAAACTCAACGGTCTCCATGACCTGAGGGCTTGCATCAGGCTGCTGCACCAACAAGGACTTTCTCAGCCAAAATACACAGCACTAGCAGCTGCCAGTGCTGGAGGAGTTCTTGCAGGAGCCCTGTGCAACACTGATCCAGAACTTATCAGAGCCGTGGTTTTACAG GCTCCTTTTGTGGATGTTCTAAATACAATGAGGAAAACTCATCTCCCACTGACAATTGAAGAACAGGAAGAATGGGGAAATCCATTAGCAGATGAAAAATGTATGAAGTTTATCAAAAGCTATTGTCCATACCAGAATATTAAGCCACAG CCTTATCCTTCAGTTTTTATCACGGCATATGAAAATGATCAGCGGATACCGCTAACAGGAGTTTTGCGATATGTTCAGAAACTGAGGAAGGCTGCACTAGATTATGCCAGCAGAACAAGTCAGAAAG gaaatcgGATCCCTAATATCATCTTAGACATCCAGGCAAGCGGCAGTCACTGTGATTTGTCTTGGGAGGATTCACTGAATGAG GTTGCAAGACACCTTGCTTTTCTGAACAAAGAACTTGAGGAAGTATGCCATCTCCAACATCATGGGAAATCCTGCAAGTAG